A stretch of the Dioscorea cayenensis subsp. rotundata cultivar TDr96_F1 chromosome 4, TDr96_F1_v2_PseudoChromosome.rev07_lg8_w22 25.fasta, whole genome shotgun sequence genome encodes the following:
- the LOC120258695 gene encoding uncharacterized protein LOC120258695 has product MIFGGQAQTAPAPTPAPKPAPPQAPVVQYIRGEASGPSQALALSKLLKETRQLGCSSFDGTSDAMIAKEWVKRVIATFDDMSLGGEMRLRVATRLLEGRARIWWESLKSRSFGQVTCFVPELAPTEEVLCSKFEVGLNLGIRERMTVTSKQSFKEVVQSALRAEQLAPLDLHQSKSGDQQRLTRSDSAPSVRGPEVSNRCKNCGKSHRGQCQAPRKCFHCGQTGHLRSACPELGRGGFAPSSQDCPTQFRGSQPVTSSPVTTKSGAASNTSQPGAQRPQTKAQTQVFAMTKEETECRPNVITGTLPIFQHDSYALIDSGSERCFVSTTFACYANSDPSPLGGELVIQTPLGEEVVRSLVYREYPVLVNGVALKADLIPLDIKDFDAILDTRVKEPALEEMPVVREFHDVFPEELPGLPPDRELEFAIDLLPGTAPISIPPYRMAPVELRELKTQLQDLVDKGFI; this is encoded by the exons ATGATTTTTGGGGGACAGGCTCAGACTGCCCCAGCACCTACCCCAGCACCTAAACCTGCACCACCACAGGCCCCAGTAGTTCAGTATATCCGAGGAGAGGCCAGTGGACCTAGTCAAGCCTTAGCTTTGTCCAAGTTGCTAAAAGAAACCCGACAGCTTGGATGTAGTTCTTTTGATGGCACTAGTGATGCCATGATTGCTAAAGAATGGGTCAAGCGGGTGATTGCTACCTTTGATGACATGAGTTTAGGTGGTGAGATGAGACTCAGGGTTGCTACTAGGCTGTTGGAGGGCAGAGCTCGAATTTGGTGGGAAAGTTTGAAGAGTAGATCATTTGGGCAGGTTACTTG TTTTGTTCCAGAGTTAGCACCTACTGAGGAAGTTCTCTGttctaaatttgaagttggtttgaacttgggtattagagaaagaatgaCAGTTACAAGCAAGCAAAGTTTCAAGGAGGTGGTACAATCAGCTTTGAGGGCAGAGCAATTG GCCCCACTAGACCTCCATCAATCTAAGAGTGGTGATCAGCAGAGACTCACACGTTCTGACAGTGCTCCTAGTGTCAGAGGCCCAGAAGTTAGTAACAGGTGCAAGAATTGTGGAAAGTCACATAGAGGCCAGTGTCAGGCACCTCGCAAGTGCTTCCATTGCGGTCAAACAGGACATTTGAGGTCAGCATGTCCAGAGTTGGGACGGGGTGGATTTGCACCATCATCTCAAGACTGTCCTACCCAGTTCAGAGGTTCCCAGCCGGTAACATCTTCCCCAGTTACTACCAAGTCAGGAGCTGCTAGCAACACTTCACAGCCAGGTGCCCAGCGACCTCAGACCAAAGCTCAGACCCAGGTTTTTGCCATGACAAAGGAAGAAACTGAGTGTAGGCCTAATGTGATCACAGGTACATTACCCATTTTTCAGCATGACTCTTATGCATTGATTGACTCTGGGTCAGAGCGTTGTTTTGTTAGTACTACATTTGCATGTTATGCGAATAGTGACCCTTCCCCCTTGGGTGGTGAGTTAGTGATACAAACTCCTTTAGGTGAAGAGGTAGTAAGGAGTTTGGTGTACAGGGAGTATCCTGTGCTAGTTAATGGAGTTGCCTTGAAGGCAGACTTGATTCCTTTGGATATCAAAGATTTTGATGCTATCCTTG ATACAAGAGTTAAGGAGCCAGCACTAGAAGAGATGCCAGTGGTGAGGGAATTTCATGATGTTTTCCCAGAAGAATTACCAGGTTTACCACCAGACAGAGAATTGGAGTTTGCTATAGATTTACTACCTGGTACGGCTCCTATTTCTATACCACCTTATCGGATGGCACCAGTAGAGCTAAGAGAATTAAAGACTCAATTGCAAGATCTTGTAGATAAGGGTTTTATTTGA